One Nicotiana sylvestris chromosome 12, ASM39365v2, whole genome shotgun sequence genomic window carries:
- the LOC104240782 gene encoding protein GAST1-like, with protein MERKPSIVILLHLILLMVLLVSTHASIAEPPAPQAQPPNTFPMYGITPGSLHPQECGARCMYRCSKTAFKKPCMFFCQKCCAKCLCVPPGTYGNKQFCPCYNNWKTKRGGPKCP; from the exons ATGGAAAGGAAGCCTAGTATTGTAATACTACTCCATCTTATTCTATTAATGGTTCTTCTTGTTTCAACCCAC GCAAGTATAGCAGAGCCTCCAGCACCTCAGGCTCAACCTCCCAATACTTTTCCTATG TATGGTATCACTCCTGGTAGCCTCCATCCTCAAG AGTGTGGAGCGAGGTGTATGTACAGATGTTCAAAGACAGCATTCAAGAAACCATGCATGTTTTTCTGTCAAAAATGCTGTGCGAAGTGCCTTTGTGTGCCTCCAGGAACCTATGGAAACAAGCAATTTTGCCCTTGCTACAATAACTGGAAGACCAAGAGAGGAGGCCCTAAATGTCCTTAA
- the LOC138883403 gene encoding uncharacterized protein, protein MSPKLVNGIVYDSNAHEVWTDLQDRFNKINGSRIYNLYRKIAAVSQGTSSISAYHSRLKLLWDAYSSLIPNLLVTPETREFITHLEQQKLFQFLMRLNDSFSAIRSQMLLLSPSPSVSHAYAMLIHEESQRKVCMTNTHVNEVNDSTALMSSRDNPQKVKRYGNLSYEYCRIKGHTKDTCYKLVGYPPGFKGKKKHEYRQANAAMVDGFHAKDDMFQAATSADSNVARQGMHKYFTDEQYNQIIKLLNQDKGEEFAANMAGNTDSQLTQTCDIPWIIDTGATNYMTSNINLLTNITKLPNTKGCNVHLPNRKSVPVVYQGNCNITGGESIYNVLCDLRIGKVKGIEDPTADNNVWHRRLGHVPARVMRQLAFMKNKMSIDYNFNKCTVHPLSRHPRKPFPLNDHSKMIWVFLMKLKSDTIVLQKPFIKMENVQFNHNVKCFRTDNGAEFFISEFTSQNDKLLPRAIAAVHMEYSTSQKGMDVIFREDVFPFMIMKEGRSPPLFFEKTRQYAIEQHASPQQHTHVQEMQDPAQEMGQPHAENEDSIPQLDDLSSSDNGKVLL, encoded by the exons ATGTCACCAAAATTAGTGAATGGGATAGTCTATGACAGTAATGCTCATGAGGTTTGGACTGATTTACAGGATCGTTTTAACAAAATCAATGGATCAAGGATCTACAATCTTTATCGCAAAATTGCTGCAGTTTCTCAAGGTACCTCCAGTATTTCTGCTTATCATTCTAGACTTAAACTATTGTGGGATGCATATAGTTCTCTTATTCCAAATCTGCTTGTAACTCctgaaacaagggaattcataaCACACCTAGAACAACAGAAGCTTTTTCAATTTTTGATGAGATTAAATGATAGCTTTAGTGCCATTAGAAGTCAGATGCTACTCTTGTCCCCATCACCAAGTGTGAGTCATGCATATGCTATGCTAATTCATGAGGAAAGCCAAAGGAAAGTCTGTATGACCAATACGCATGTGAATGAGGTGAATGATTCTACTGCCTTAATGAGTTCAAGAGATAATCCACAGAAGGTCAAAAGGTATGGAAATCTATCTTATGAGTATTGTAGAATCAAAGGTCACACTAAGGATACTTGTTATAAGTTGGTGGGCTACCCACCTGGTTTCAAAGGAAAGAAGAAGCATGAATATCGACAAGCCAATGCAGCCATGGTTGATGGATTTCATGCAAAAGATGATATGTTTCAAGCAGCCACATCTGCAGATTCTAATGTGGCAAGACAAGGAATGCACAAATATTTCACTGATGAGCAGTACAATCAGATAATAAAGCTATTGAATCAGGACAAGGGAGAAGAGTTTGCAGCAAATATGGCAGGTAACACTGATTCACAATTGACTCAAACATGTGATATTCCTTGGATCATTGATACAGGGGCAACAAATTATATGACTTCAAACATTAACTTGCTGACTAATATAACTAAATTACCTAACACCAAAGGATGTAATGTTCATCTGCCAAATAGAAAATCAGTACCAGTTGTATACCAAGGAAATTGTAATATTACGGGTGGTGAATCAATTTACAATGTTCTGTGT GACCTACGCATTGGAAAAGTGAAGGGGATTG AAGATCCTACAGCTGACAATAATGTGTGGCACAGAAGGCTTGGACATGTACCAGCCAGAGTAATGAGGCAGCTGGCTTTCATGAAGAACAAGATGTCTATAGATTACAATTTCAATAAATGCACTGTACATCCATTATCAAGACATCCTAGGAAGCCCTTTCCTCTAA ATGATCATTCAAAGATGATTTGGGTGTTCTTAATGAAGTTAAAAAGTGATACAATTGTGCTTCAAAAGCCTTTTATCAAAATGGAAAATGTGCAGTTTAATCATAATGTTAAATGTTTTAGAACTGATAATGGAGCTGAGTTCTTCATCTCTGAAT TCACCAGCCAGAATGATAAACTTCTACCTAGGGCAATAGCAGCAGTCCACATGGAATATTCAACATCTCAAAAGGG CATGGATGTTATATTTAGAGAGGATGTATTCCCATTCATGATAATGAAAGAAGGAAGAAGTCCTCCATTGTTCTTTGAAAAAACTAGACAATATGCAATAGAACAACATGCATCTCCACAACAACATACTCATGTTCAGGAAATGCAGGATCCTGCTCAAGAAATGGGACAACCACATGCTGAAAATGAAGATTCAATTCCCCAGCTAGATGACTTATCCAGCAGTGATAATGGGAAGGTTCTACTTTAA